The Acipenser ruthenus chromosome 25, fAciRut3.2 maternal haplotype, whole genome shotgun sequence genome has a window encoding:
- the LOC131701481 gene encoding centrosome-associated protein 350-like isoform X4, whose product MVFFLLFWSIIERTFRGIIGLWRFVWLNPVPALTALALSKSEDQSSAIETVTDSQPLLGKSAFKETESLKEEEPNSHDCGNLVRKRLFKAESEIQLLKSQITKEKVLWEGRFQELRRKQRELKEQLRSEVQMRTGNLSKEEINDIGFDRFAVNTADKDEVDMATDEGSSSNGMTVPCKNVDLEVMSLKSKLCRNRNISIGSQSQRDLPESQHSLSLPLKSASSRPSSSMSMTSSLGSPRSSSKPNRVFVPHSHLDLRIGHRVRVLLPSGRINTGIVRFLGYLNGMQDFCLGVELETPEYGQHDGVYEGQCYFHCKPGHGVFVSFNKLLMAWE is encoded by the exons CTGAACCCAGTACCTGCATTAACAGCTCTTGCTTTAAGTAAATCAGAAGACCAGAGCAGTGCAATAGAGACAGTTACTGATTCACAGCCTCTGCTTGGAAAGTCAGCTTTTAAAG AGACAGAGAGTCTGAAGGAAGAGGAACCAAACTCGCACGACTGCGGTAATCTAGTCCGCAAGAGACTATTCAAAGCAGAGAGTGAAATTCAGCTTCTGAAATCTCAAATCACCAAAGAAAAGGTGTTATGGGAAGGCAGGTTTCAGGAGCTGCGGAGAAAACAGCGAGAGCTGAAAGAACAG CTCAGATCAGAAGTGCAGATGAGAACGGGCAATCTTTCTAAGGAGGAAATCAATGACATTGGCTTTGACAGGTTTGCTGTGAATACTGCAGATAAAGATGAAGTGGATATGGCAACAGACGAAGGTAGTTCTTCAA ATGGGATGACAGTTCCATGTAAAAATGTAGACCTGGAAGTGATGTCATTGAAAAGTAAGCTTTGCAGGAATCGGAACATTTCCATTGGCTCCCAGTCACAGAGAGACCTGCCTGAGAGCCAGCACTCGTTATCCCTGCCTCTGAAGAGTGCCAGCTCCAGACCCTCTTCCTCTATGTCAATGACATCCAG TTTAGGGTCGCCCAGAAGCAGCAGCAAACCTAACAGGGTGTTTGTTCCACACTCCCACTTGGACCTGCGGATCGGGCACAGAGTGAGGGTCCTGCTGCCTTCGGGCAGGATCAACACCGGGATAGTGCGCTTCCTGGGATACCTCAATGGCATGCAGGACTTCTGCCTGGGGGTAGAGCTGGAGACTCCAGAGTATGGACAACACGATGGTGTGTATGAGGGGCAATGCTACTTTCACTG CAAGCCTGGCCATGGAGTctttgtcagcttcaacaaactTTTAATGGCTTGGGAGTAA